A section of the Felis catus isolate Fca126 chromosome B2, F.catus_Fca126_mat1.0, whole genome shotgun sequence genome encodes:
- the LOC101101385 gene encoding olfactory receptor 24-like, translating to MNCSRTPDFVLAGLSRGPGNRPVLFGVFLVLYLVSLLGNALLLLAIGADVRLHTPMYFFLSQLSLVDLCFTSTTAPKMLEDLWTSHGSISFSGCLSQLYFFAVFADMDNLLLTAMAIDRYASICHPLHYPLLMTPCRCGLLVGGLWGVAHFVSLVHILFLSQLYFYTNQEIPHFFCDFGPLFRLSCSDTHPNEILMMLLTGLLGIGPLLCIISSYTHIFQAVARVPSAQGKKKALATCSSHLSMVILFYSTVFATYLKPPSTSRSVGALAAAVMYTLVTPTLNPFIYSLRNKDVKSSLKRVLGIEGSWDYD from the coding sequence ATGAACTGCAGCAGGACCCCGGACTTTGTCCTGGCAGGGCTGTCCAGGGGCCCAGGGAACAGGCCAGTCCTCTTCGGTGTCTTCCTAGTACTCTACCTGGTAAGCCTCTTAGGAAACGCACTCCTTCTGCTGGCCATCGGAGCTGACGTGCGCCTCCACactcccatgtacttcttcctcagcCAGCTCTCCCTGGTGGATCTCTGCTTCACTTCCACCACAGCCCCCAAAATGCTTGAGGATCTATGGACCAGCCACGGAtccatctctttctctggatGTCTGTCCCAATTatatttctttgctgtttttgcCGATATGGACAACCTGCTTTTGACTGCCATGGCTATCGACCGCTATGCTTCCATCTGCCATCCTCTGCACTACCCACTGCTAATGACACCTTGTAGATGTGGGCTGCTGGTGGGTGGGTTGTGGGGGGTGGCCCATTTTGTCTCTCTGGTGCACATCTTGTTTCTATcccagttgtatttctatactaACCAAGAGATTCCCCACTTTTTCTGTGATTTTGGTCCACTTTTTCGTCTTTCTTGCTCAGATACCCACCCTAATGAGATCCTAATGATGCTTCTGACTGGGTTGTTAGGAATCGGCCCTCTCCTCTGCATCATAAGCTCTTATACCCATATCTTCCAGGCTGTGGCTAGGGTTCCATCGGcacaggggaaaaagaaagccCTGGCCACATGCAGCTCCCACCTCTCCATGGTCATCCTCTTCTACAGCACAGTCTTTGCCACCTACCTGAAGCCACCATCAACCTCTCGCTCTGTGGGGGCGCTGGCTGCTGCTGTCATGTATACCCTGGTAACTCCCACTCTCAACCCTTTCATTTATAGTCTGAGAAACAAGGATGTGAAGAGTTCACTGAAAAGGGTTCTGGGCATAGAGGGTTCATGGGATTATGACTAA